From one Candidatus Chromulinivorax destructor genomic stretch:
- a CDS encoding glutamine synthetase family protein, whose product MKKFFSLMIALFMMTSNVITPLNKLSLQTSVSIMDQAAQEKVEFVHVYFTALSGNFHDIIIPISKLESALDNGLKYDGSSIPGCSNIFASDMHLAIDLQSFFVNPKIKNQPKTARIFADVYQDEVTPYPADPRYMLKQAIEQAAAQDYKFFVGPEIEFFLVEKNSNGELVPWDHGNYCGVEMQQKHESIKFEMMQVLLDNGINLEKLHHEVSPGQHEIVIQYNDPLTIADHIMLAKHLIKQVAGNYGIIATFMPKPFFGVNGSGMHLHFSLAEKSTGWNVFFDENDSAFLSPLAHNFLAGVLNRIQDATVIVNSCVNSFKRLVIGYEAPVYVCWAKKNRSALIRIPQINASQPYAARAEIRCADALCNPYLACTFLLKAGLEGIKNNEQVKPAVEENLFKLTLTQIQDRGITALPSSLQQAITMFEQSSNMHAMFDPIFMAEYAKLKQSQATQFARIVTDWELENYV is encoded by the coding sequence ATGAAAAAGTTTTTTTCGCTGATGATCGCTCTGTTTATGATGACGAGCAATGTCATCACACCTCTCAATAAATTATCACTACAAACTTCAGTTTCTATCATGGACCAAGCAGCACAAGAAAAAGTTGAGTTTGTGCACGTGTATTTTACTGCATTGTCGGGCAATTTTCATGATATTATTATTCCTATCAGCAAACTAGAATCTGCGCTTGATAATGGTTTAAAATATGACGGTTCGTCAATCCCTGGATGTTCTAATATTTTTGCAAGTGATATGCATTTAGCAATCGATTTGCAAAGTTTTTTTGTTAATCCAAAAATAAAAAATCAACCAAAAACTGCTCGTATATTTGCAGACGTGTACCAAGATGAAGTAACACCCTACCCAGCTGACCCACGTTACATGCTTAAACAAGCAATCGAGCAAGCAGCGGCTCAAGATTACAAATTTTTTGTCGGGCCAGAAATCGAATTTTTCTTAGTAGAAAAAAATAGTAATGGTGAGCTGGTTCCATGGGATCATGGCAACTATTGCGGTGTTGAAATGCAACAAAAACATGAGTCAATTAAATTTGAAATGATGCAAGTCCTGCTTGATAACGGCATCAACCTTGAAAAACTGCACCACGAAGTGTCGCCTGGACAACACGAAATTGTGATTCAGTATAACGATCCACTCACGATTGCTGACCACATTATGTTGGCAAAACATCTGATCAAACAGGTTGCTGGAAACTATGGAATCATTGCAACGTTCATGCCAAAACCATTTTTTGGCGTCAACGGTTCTGGTATGCATTTACATTTTAGCCTTGCTGAAAAATCAACGGGATGGAATGTTTTTTTTGATGAAAATGACAGCGCATTCTTATCACCTCTTGCGCATAACTTTCTTGCAGGGGTTTTAAACAGAATTCAAGATGCAACTGTTATTGTAAACAGCTGCGTTAACTCATTTAAACGTCTTGTTATTGGGTACGAAGCTCCTGTGTATGTATGTTGGGCAAAGAAAAATCGCAGTGCATTAATTCGTATTCCACAAATTAACGCAAGCCAACCGTATGCAGCTCGTGCAGAAATTCGATGTGCTGATGCATTGTGCAACCCATATCTAGCGTGTACATTCTTGCTTAAAGCTGGCCTTGAAGGTATTAAAAATAACGAGCAAGTCAAACCTGCAGTCGAAGAAAATTTATTTAAATTAACTCTGACTCAGATTCAAGATCGTGGAATCACAGCATTACCATCATCATTACAACAAGCGATTACGATGTTTGAACAATCAAGCAACATGCATGCAATGTTTGATCCAATATTTATGGCT
- a CDS encoding ankyrin repeat domain-containing protein: MKKIACIIIALMAEAAIYCSQTSTTILTKANNTLCVIRATHKPDSSVDITINAQQNLHDCKKSLETMHDNLGNDDSFDIDIKIAHDILTHCCDQEIIMQDNAHDEVINLTLQGKQEDSHENLLYKAIDADDALQLNSLLDQNAHSNISDLLDRAMLNNNLPAFDILLTKIPSLNDHIDYGQTLMHKAIFRNHIACLSLLVSKGANVDATDSYGYTLLQSAVKNNNIAAATLLLIHGADTLMKDTFGSTVLEYEQTETMKNLVTTMSNPFLSKAYDRRPIVQTVAYVL, from the coding sequence ATGAAAAAAATAGCTTGTATCATCATCGCACTCATGGCTGAAGCAGCAATCTACTGTTCACAAACATCTACAACTATCCTTACAAAAGCTAACAATACGTTATGTGTTATACGTGCTACTCATAAACCTGACAGTTCAGTTGACATAACAATTAATGCACAACAAAATCTTCATGATTGCAAAAAATCTTTAGAAACTATGCATGACAACCTAGGCAATGACGACTCGTTTGATATCGATATAAAAATTGCTCATGATATACTGACTCATTGCTGTGATCAAGAAATAATCATGCAAGATAATGCACATGATGAAGTAATCAACCTAACCTTGCAAGGCAAACAAGAAGATTCTCATGAAAATCTCTTGTATAAAGCTATTGATGCTGATGATGCTCTTCAATTAAATAGTCTTTTAGATCAAAATGCTCATAGTAATATCAGTGATCTGTTAGATCGAGCTATGCTCAACAATAATTTACCAGCTTTTGATATACTTCTTACAAAAATACCAAGCCTGAATGATCATATCGATTATGGTCAAACTCTCATGCACAAGGCTATTTTTAGAAATCATATCGCTTGTTTATCTTTGCTTGTAAGCAAAGGAGCAAACGTAGATGCTACCGATAGCTATGGTTATACGCTGTTACAATCAGCTGTAAAAAACAATAATATTGCAGCTGCAACGTTACTGCTCATACATGGTGCTGATACTTTAATGAAAGATACATTTGGATCAACAGTTTTAGAGTATGAACAAACAGAAACTATGAAAAATTTAGTGACAACAATGAGCAATCCATTTTTGTCTAAGGCTTACGATCGTAGACCTATCGTACAAACGGTAGCTTATGTACTGTAA